In the Desulfobacterales bacterium genome, ATCCATGGAAAAGATGGGCCTGGGGGCCGACCGGCTGCTGGCGTTAAACCCGGGGCTGCTCATCGGAAAGGTATCCGGCTACGGACAAACCGGGCCCTACAGCATGAAACCCGGGTTTGGTACACTGGCCGAAGCTTTCAGCGGATTCACTTTTCTTAACGCCCATCCCGGCGGCCCGCCCACCAGTCCGCCCATGGCCCTGGCGGACTTTATCGCCGGGCTTCATTTGGCTTTTGCGGTGGTCGTTTCCCTGCGGGCTCAAAAACGGATGAAATCGGGCGGCCAGGTGATTGATATATCCCTTTTTGAGCCGCTTTTCAGCCTGCTGGGCGCTGATTTTTTATCCTATTATCTCACCGGCGAAGTTCCCCGGCCCATCGGCAATGAACTTCGCGGAGCAGCCCCCAGAAACAATTACCGCACCAAGGAAGGCGATTGGGTGGCATTGTCCTGTTCTTCCCAGGGAACCTGGGAAAGGTTGGCCGAAGCCATGGACCGGCAGGATATGATCAAAGACCCCCGTTTTCTGACCAACGAACAGCGCATCTCAACGGAAAGCCGCCGCATTCTGAATGAAACCATACAGGAATGGATCGGAAGCAAGGACACCGAAGAGTTTCTCGACATCTGCACGAAACTGGGCCTTACGGCCGGGCCGATACCCGATATGAAGGATATCGATGCCGATAAACATTACCGGGAAAGAAAAACGCTGGTGGAAATAGAAGACCCGGCCACCGGCATTATGATGAAAATGCCGGATATTGCCTACCGAATGCTGGGCGCACCTGCTAAAATCCGGTTTGCCGGCCTGCCCGTCGGTTCGGCCAATGAAGTCATTTATCAGGATCTTTTAGGTTTCTCTGCTGAAGAAGTCGAAAAGTTTAAAAGAGAAGGCGCCATATAAATTTTTACATCCCCTGCTTGTAAAAGTCTTCCGGTTCGGTGACCGTATTCGGTTTTTTGGTGTATTCGGTGGGCGCTGTTCCTTCTTTAAAGCACTCAAAAATAACTTTTTTCGATTCACGAATCGGCAGCAGGCCGGTTTCGGCATCGATTTTTGAAAAGACAACGCCTTCCGGCACCTGAAATACCCGGATGGGTTTATCCGCCAGAATTTTTTTCATAAAACCCAGCCAGATCGGGCTGGCCGCCCTGGAGCCGGTTTCTCCCTTGCCCAGAGATCCTTCCTCATCAAACCCCACCCATGTCCCGGTGATATACCGGGGCGTATACCCGACGAACCAGGCATCATACAGGTTGTTGGTGGTGCCTGTTTTGCCGGCCACGGGCCGGTTCAACGCCCGAACCCGTCGTCCCGTGCCCTGCTTGACCACCCCCTCCAGCAGGCTGGTGATGATATAAGCGGTGCTTTTCTCGATTACTTTCTCCCGGGCGGGTACCGCCTCTTCCAGGACATTTCCGTCCCGGTCTAGAATTTTTACCACAAAAACCGGTTCGATGAGGTATCCGGCGTTGTCAAACACGGAATATGCCGTGACGAGCTCCAGCAAAGAAACACCGGACGAACCCAGCGCAATGGAGAGGTCCCGATTCAACTCCGATGTAATTCCCAGTTTGTGGGCATACTCGATGGCATAATCGATACCGATATCTTTTAAAATCTTGATGGTGATCACGTTGCGGGACTTTTCCAGGGCATTACGCAGGAGAGTCGGCCCGTGAAATTTTTCTTCATAGTTTTGCGGCTTCCACTTTAAATCATTTTCCAAATCCTGAAAAACGATCGGCGAGTCGATCAAGACGGTGGCGGGGGTATAGCCTTTGTCGATGGCGGCGGCATATACCAGCGGTTTAAACGCTGAGCCCGGCTGGCGCCGGGACTGAGTGGCGCGGTTAAACTGGCTGCGCTTAAAATCATTTCCCCCCACCATCACCTTGACGTGGCCTGTTTCAGCCTCCAGGGTCAACAAGGCGGACTGGGCTTTCGGAATTTGCTCCAGGGCCAGCTCCCAGGGTTCCGGCTCTATCTTTTTCTTTTTGATCCTGACCAGAATGACATCCCCAACCGTTACTGCTTCCGAGGGATGTTTCAAGCGGGTTTCATAGAAGGCAACTTCCGGATCCGGTCTTCGCGCCCAGCGCATATCGGCGACTTCAATCATTCCGATCATTTTTCCCATTCGAACGGTTACTGAACCCTGGGCGTCGCCAACGGCAATGACGACCCCCTCAACCGTCTGCCCCTCCTGTGGAACCGATTCTTCCCGTTTTGTCTGGATTTCTTTTGAATACGCTTCGATTTCTTCGGCTGCCAGGTGTCGGACCGGCCCGCGATATCCCTGGCGTTTATCCAGCGCTAATAAGCCTTTTCCGATTTCCTCGATAGCGATCTTTTGCATTTCAATATTAACGGCCGTGTAAACCTGCAGTCCGCCGTTATATAACATATCCACACCATATTTGCTCTCGATGTACTGGCGCACATATTCGGTGTAAAACGGCACTTCTTCGATATACCAATTGCGCCGATCCTTAATTTCCAATTGTGTGTTGATGGCTTCGGTGGCCTGGATATTTGAAATATATTCTTCCGCAACCATACGGTTTAGCACATAAATTTGTCTTTCCTGGGCCCGTTCCGGATATCGGAAGGGTGAGTATCGACTGGGGGCCTGGGGTAATCCGGCTAAAATGGCACATTCGGCAAGGTTTAGCTCCGAAACGGATTTGCCAAAATAATTCTCGGCCGCCGCCTGAACGCCATAAGCGCCATGACCCAGATATATCTGGTTTAAATATAAAAACAGAATTTCCTCTTTTTTAAACGCCCGGTCAATTCGATAGGCCAGTATGGCCTCCTTGATTTTACGGGTATAGCTTTTTTCCGGGGTCAGAAAAAAAGATTTTGTCACTTGCTGGGTAATGGTGCTGCCCCCCTGGACAATGGTTCCGGCTTCGATATTTTTAAAAAAAGCTCTAATAATACTGAAAAAATCAATCCCTTGGTGCTTATAAAAGCGTGAGTCTTCAGCCGCTACAAACGCCTGTTTCAGCAACAGGGGCATTTCATCCAGGGAAATAACGATGCGGCGTTCTTTAAAAAATTCAGCAATTTTTCGATTATCATCCGAATAAACGGTCGTGATGATGGGGGGCCGGTAATCGGCCAGGGTTGCAATCCGTGGAAGGTCTTTACTCAGGTAGAAATACACGCCCAAAATGGCGAGGGTCGTGCAGACCGTTATGACGGCGATGAGTCCGAAAACCCATCGAAAAATTCTGGATAACCGTTTCGCCGCACGGCGGCGCAGGTCTGTTTTTAGATTATCTGATGATTCGTTTTTTTGTTCAGTCATGATTCAGCCGTATTATTGCCATTGTCATAATTATGTTGCGATTCAGCCGTCGGACAATTCCGTTTCAATCGGCAAAAACTCGCAAACAAAAGCGCATACCAATTGAACACAACCCAGCTTTAACCGGTCACTTTTTTTATCAAACCGCAGGGTTTCAGAAGCTACCAGATATTGAGGGTTTGAGCAAGCCACTCATTTGTGGGAAATTCGTCCGGACTGAGAAGGCTTTGTTACAGATGGTGTCTTTAGCGGTTTTACACTCCGGCATACCGATAATATTTTATTTTATCCCGACAGGACGGCGGGTGTATTGGATTTTGAAGCACTTTCCAAATTATTTATCTGTCCGCATGGTTCTTAATTTTGCCAGCTCCCAAATATAATCATACAAATGAAGTCCTTTGCTGGCAGCAACAAGTTCACCGTCACCCACTCCGATCTCATGGGCCATGTATTCTTTTAAGAGCTGAATGGCCGCCAGGTTGGCCGGAAAGCCGTTCCACAGATCCCAGGACCTGAAGTAAACCATAAAATGAAGTTTGCCGTATCGGATACGGGTATCGATCCCGCGCAGACAGGGCGGATCGTTTAAATATAAAGCCTCCGGGTCCCCTACGGTCATGTATGCCTGGTTGGTGCCGTAACCGTCTTCTGTATACATCCGAATGACCTCGGAAATTTGCGACTCAAGATACTGGCCGTAGGTATAGTCCTCATTGGGTTGTTTGGCGGATGTCATCAGATAGGGCAGGTATTCCTCCACATATCCATCCGCAACAGGGTTGGGAATACCCAGGGCGGGGGGAATGTCCGGGATAAGGGGTTGAACGCCGGGATATTGAATGTGCACGGTTACATAATCAAACTCAAGCCGCTCCTGACCCTCACAACTTCCTCTTTCGATCACATAGGTATGGCCGAAGTCTAAAATCTTGTAAACACACTGGAACCAGGCGTCCGGAATATCTCTGGCTTGAATGGATATGATATTGAGCATTTTGTATCAAATGTCCAGAACGCTGACTTCCAGGGCGTTGTTTTGGATAAACTCCCTGCGCGGTTCCACTTCATCACCCATTAAAATCGTAAATATCTCATCGGTTTCAACAACATCCTCCACCTTTACCTGGAGCATAATTCTTTTTTCGGGATTCATGGTGGTATTCCAAAGCTGTTCCGGATTCATTTCACCCAAACCTTTATAACGCTGAACCGCCAACCCTTTCTTTCCTTCTTCCATCAGCAGGGCCAACAACATCTTTTTGTCGTCAACAACTGCATATCCATTTTCATTTTCTTTGTTTAGAACCTTGAAGGGCGGAAGGTCGTGTTGAAAAATTTTATTTCCCAAGACCAGACACTGTTGATAGTCCGATGAATAAATAAGTTCCCTGCCGATTTTTACCGGTTTTACATCCTTGAAAAAAGTCGGGGATACCTCTTGCAGTTGAACCGGTATTTTTACCATCATCTCATAAATGCTGCGCTCTTCGTTCCAGGCCAACTCCCCGACCTCATACCCTTTTTGAGAAAGAAATAACACAAGCTCCGACATATTTTCCCGGTTCTGCAGAAAATTTTTATCGGCAACCCCTTTTTTAATAAGATCTTCGATAAGCTCCGGGTTAAACCCTCTTCGCCCCAGTCTCGCCACCGCTGAAAAATATTCAGAAAGGTCTCCCAGGAACATATACAGCTTGTGATCAGACAATGTTTTTTCTTCATTCCCGAATTTTATGTTTTTCTGTTCACAAATTTTTTTCAACACATAATCGTTTAGATTCTTCTCGTTTTTAAGATACATTTCATTCTTGCCCTTGCCCACTTTCAATAAGGGGGGCTGGGCGATGTATAAATATCCTTTATCAATAATTTCAGGCATTTGTCTGTAGAAAAAGGTCAACAGGAGTGTTCGAATGTGAGAACCATCAACATCCGCATCCGTCATGATAATGATTTTATGATACCGGATCCTGTCGATACTGTACTCTTCACTGCCGACTCCTGTACCAAGGGCGGTGATGATGTTTTTGATTTCTTCACTCTTTAAAATTTTGTCAAAACGTGCCTTTTCAACATTTAATATTTTGCCCTTTAGCGGCAGGATCGCTTGAAACTTCCGATCTCTGCCCTGTTTTGCGCTGCCGCCGGCGGAATCCCCTTCCACTAAAAAAATTTCGCGTTCGGAAGGTTCTGAAGACTGGCAATCGGCAAGCTTCCCGGGAAGGGTTGCGTCAACCAGGGACCCCTTGTTCCTTGCCATATCCCGTGCTCTTTTAGCAGCGTCCCGGGCCCGGGAGGCGTCTACCGCTTTACCGATTATTTTTTTGGCTATAGACGGGTTTTCTTCAAAATAAACACTCAATTTTTCGTTTATAAGTGATTCAACCAGACCCTTAACTTCGCTGTTCCCAAGTTTAGTCTTGGTTTGTCCTTCAAATTGCGGTGATTTAATTCTCACGCTTATAATAGCCGTCAACCCTTCGCGGACATCATCACCGCTTATTTTAGCCTTCATGTTTTTGGGCATATTATTGCCATTGCTGGCATACTGATTAATGGTTCGGGTCAACGCCGCTTTAAATCCAACCAGATGAAAGCCGCCTTCAATGGTATTAATATTGTTGGCAAAAGAAAAAAGTTTTTCCTTGTAGGTGTCGTTATATTGTATGGCAACCTCTATCTGAACATCATTTTTTTCACCCTGTATCAGGATCGGTTTGTGTATGGCCGTATTGCGCCGGTTCAGATATTTAACAAAGGATTCAACGCCGCCTTTATAAAGGAATTCATTGCGCTGGTCCGAGCGTTCATCTTCAATGGTTATTTTTAACCCTTTATTTAAAAAGGCCAATTCTCTTAATCGACGCGACAATATTTCAAAAACAAAATTGTCCGTCGTTAAAATTTCCAAATCCGGTTTAAAATGTACTTTGGTTCCGCGTTTTCGGGTTTTACCAATAACGGTTAATGCACTGGTCTTTTTTCCTTTTTCATATGTCTGATGATAAATTTGTCCTTCCGTATAAATTTCAAGCTCTAAAAAAACGGAAAGCGCATTTACCACGGAAACGCCGACGCCGTGAAGACCCCCTGAAACTTTATAAGAATCATTGTCAAACTTACCGCCGGCGTGCAGCTTGGTCATCACAACTTCTACCGCCGGTACTTTTTCGGTTTTATGAATTCCTACCGGTATACCACGGCCATTATCGATGACCGTTACGCTGTTGTCCTTATGGATAAAAACATTAATCGTATCACAGGCGTCCGCCATGGCTTCATCAATACTGTTATCGACAATTTCATAAACCAGATGATGAAGTCCTTCTGCGTCTATATTCCCGATATACATTGCCGGTCTTTTACGAACCGCTTCAAGACCTTCTAATATTTTTATATTATCTTCGTTATATTTAATTACATCCCTATTCATATTTTTTATTCCATCCATCTTAATATTTTTATTTTTTTTATTATATTCTCATCGGCATGATGACGCTTAAAAATTTTTTATCTTCCTCTCCTTCAATCAGACAGGGTTTTTCTTCATTATCCATATTTAAAATGATTGTTTTATCATCTATTACATTTAGTGCATCAATGAAGTAGCGGGGATTAAAGGCAATCTCCATGGGTTTACCGTCATATAAAATTTCCATATCCTCTTTTGATTCACCGATATCCGGGTTGGTTGAACTGATAAGCAGCCGGTTTTTTAAAAAATTAAATATAACCCCTTTGTAATTATCCGAAGACAAAATAGACATCCTTTTTAACATCATTAAAAAAAGTTGTCTGTCAAATTTAATCACATTTATTTTCCCCTTTACGATAATATCTTTATACGCAGGAAATTCACCTTCCAGCAGTCTTATAATAATGGTTTCCATATTTTTTTTAACAATAAAATTATTATCTTTCACTCCTATTTGAACAGGACCGGCCTCGTCTAAAAATTTATTAACTTCATTTAACCCTTTTTTAGGTATGATGATACCGGGTCCGATGGGCAGATCAAACGCCTTGTCAAAAATAACATCAACCGTTGAAAGCCTGCTGCCGTCGGTAGAAACCATCCTTATAATTTTTTCATTGTTTGCTTGTATTCTCTCGAAAAATACACCCACGATGTGAGCGCGTTTATCATCTGACGCGCCGATCACCAGTGTTTTTTCAATCATATTTT is a window encoding:
- a CDS encoding CoA transferase is translated as MAKSKEELIRFIGQQRDGKNYTGLPLEGVRVLDMSTIVAAPSAAMLLGDAGAEVIKIENPKVPDGLRAWSVVEENGIQPYYAMIGRNKFPVTINLKAEDGKEIFFKLIQQADVFIENLRPGSMEKMGLGADRLLALNPGLLIGKVSGYGQTGPYSMKPGFGTLAEAFSGFTFLNAHPGGPPTSPPMALADFIAGLHLAFAVVVSLRAQKRMKSGGQVIDISLFEPLFSLLGADFLSYYLTGEVPRPIGNELRGAAPRNNYRTKEGDWVALSCSSQGTWERLAEAMDRQDMIKDPRFLTNEQRISTESRRILNETIQEWIGSKDTEEFLDICTKLGLTAGPIPDMKDIDADKHYRERKTLVEIEDPATGIMMKMPDIAYRMLGAPAKIRFAGLPVGSANEVIYQDLLGFSAEEVEKFKREGAI
- a CDS encoding PBP1A family penicillin-binding protein, yielding MTEQKNESSDNLKTDLRRRAAKRLSRIFRWVFGLIAVITVCTTLAILGVYFYLSKDLPRIATLADYRPPIITTVYSDDNRKIAEFFKERRIVISLDEMPLLLKQAFVAAEDSRFYKHQGIDFFSIIRAFFKNIEAGTIVQGGSTITQQVTKSFFLTPEKSYTRKIKEAILAYRIDRAFKKEEILFLYLNQIYLGHGAYGVQAAAENYFGKSVSELNLAECAILAGLPQAPSRYSPFRYPERAQERQIYVLNRMVAEEYISNIQATEAINTQLEIKDRRNWYIEEVPFYTEYVRQYIESKYGVDMLYNGGLQVYTAVNIEMQKIAIEEIGKGLLALDKRQGYRGPVRHLAAEEIEAYSKEIQTKREESVPQEGQTVEGVVIAVGDAQGSVTVRMGKMIGMIEVADMRWARRPDPEVAFYETRLKHPSEAVTVGDVILVRIKKKKIEPEPWELALEQIPKAQSALLTLEAETGHVKVMVGGNDFKRSQFNRATQSRRQPGSAFKPLVYAAAIDKGYTPATVLIDSPIVFQDLENDLKWKPQNYEEKFHGPTLLRNALEKSRNVITIKILKDIGIDYAIEYAHKLGITSELNRDLSIALGSSGVSLLELVTAYSVFDNAGYLIEPVFVVKILDRDGNVLEEAVPAREKVIEKSTAYIITSLLEGVVKQGTGRRVRALNRPVAGKTGTTNNLYDAWFVGYTPRYITGTWVGFDEEGSLGKGETGSRAASPIWLGFMKKILADKPIRVFQVPEGVVFSKIDAETGLLPIRESKKVIFECFKEGTAPTEYTKKPNTVTEPEDFYKQGM
- a CDS encoding thymidylate synthase; the encoded protein is MLNIISIQARDIPDAWFQCVYKILDFGHTYVIERGSCEGQERLEFDYVTVHIQYPGVQPLIPDIPPALGIPNPVADGYVEEYLPYLMTSAKQPNEDYTYGQYLESQISEVIRMYTEDGYGTNQAYMTVGDPEALYLNDPPCLRGIDTRIRYGKLHFMVYFRSWDLWNGFPANLAAIQLLKEYMAHEIGVGDGELVAASKGLHLYDYIWELAKLRTMRTDK
- the gyrB gene encoding DNA topoisomerase (ATP-hydrolyzing) subunit B, whose translation is MNRDVIKYNEDNIKILEGLEAVRKRPAMYIGNIDAEGLHHLVYEIVDNSIDEAMADACDTINVFIHKDNSVTVIDNGRGIPVGIHKTEKVPAVEVVMTKLHAGGKFDNDSYKVSGGLHGVGVSVVNALSVFLELEIYTEGQIYHQTYEKGKKTSALTVIGKTRKRGTKVHFKPDLEILTTDNFVFEILSRRLRELAFLNKGLKITIEDERSDQRNEFLYKGGVESFVKYLNRRNTAIHKPILIQGEKNDVQIEVAIQYNDTYKEKLFSFANNINTIEGGFHLVGFKAALTRTINQYASNGNNMPKNMKAKISGDDVREGLTAIISVRIKSPQFEGQTKTKLGNSEVKGLVESLINEKLSVYFEENPSIAKKIIGKAVDASRARDAAKRARDMARNKGSLVDATLPGKLADCQSSEPSEREIFLVEGDSAGGSAKQGRDRKFQAILPLKGKILNVEKARFDKILKSEEIKNIITALGTGVGSEEYSIDRIRYHKIIIMTDADVDGSHIRTLLLTFFYRQMPEIIDKGYLYIAQPPLLKVGKGKNEMYLKNEKNLNDYVLKKICEQKNIKFGNEEKTLSDHKLYMFLGDLSEYFSAVARLGRRGFNPELIEDLIKKGVADKNFLQNRENMSELVLFLSQKGYEVGELAWNEERSIYEMMVKIPVQLQEVSPTFFKDVKPVKIGRELIYSSDYQQCLVLGNKIFQHDLPPFKVLNKENENGYAVVDDKKMLLALLMEEGKKGLAVQRYKGLGEMNPEQLWNTTMNPEKRIMLQVKVEDVVETDEIFTILMGDEVEPRREFIQNNALEVSVLDI
- the dnaN gene encoding DNA polymerase III subunit beta encodes the protein MKFIIKKESLVDVLSKIQGLTGRKSNLAITANVLIKTTDRGLLLTATDLETGFEGYYPAKIESEGSIAINARKLYEIGRDFPSDEIIVTEVENRWIEIGNNNVEYHLVGMNPDDFPLIPKIEDAGFFEVEAQDLKNMIEKTLVIGASDDKRAHIVGVFFERIQANNEKIIRMVSTDGSRLSTVDVIFDKAFDLPIGPGIIIPKKGLNEVNKFLDEAGPVQIGVKDNNFIVKKNMETIIIRLLEGEFPAYKDIIVKGKINVIKFDRQLFLMMLKRMSILSSDNYKGVIFNFLKNRLLISSTNPDIGESKEDMEILYDGKPMEIAFNPRYFIDALNVIDDKTIILNMDNEEKPCLIEGEEDKKFLSVIMPMRI